A genomic stretch from Seriola aureovittata isolate HTS-2021-v1 ecotype China chromosome 13, ASM2101889v1, whole genome shotgun sequence includes:
- the LOC130180038 gene encoding NLR family CARD domain-containing protein 3-like — protein MSVCVEEEEDRAESPGSICPSMKIDRSKHDPPAFSTEPGPSDSQGQNHRLRAESPGSICPSMKSGGSKEFNPPGFSTEPGPSDSQERKRRGVSVEEQPSSCALCQDVLKDPVSTSCGHWFCRKCFTSYWDQSGSSGDSSCPQCGQRPRTRPGLQTASQTSTEQTDSGLQEVLHQHKISLRSRCERVTEGTDGTGSGTFLNRIYTELHITEGQSEEVNTQHEVRQLETTSRKKTLHDAPIRCHDIFKVLPDQQREDVSKVSPDQQREDVSKVLPDQQREDVSKVSPDQQREDVSKVSPDQQRPIRVVLTNGVAGVGKTFSVQKFSLDWAEGLENQDVSLLVLLSFRELNLIRDQQYSLLRLLHVFHPTLQKVTAEQLAVCKVLFIFDGLDESRLSLDFNSREVVSDVTQESSVNVLLTNLIRGNLLPSALVWITSRPAAANQIPRTCVDRVTEVRGFTDAQKEEYFRRRSSDEELSSRIISHIKTSRSLHIMCQVPVFCWITATVLDHMLTTDQRGELPQTLTDLFSHFLLVQTQRKKNKYHEGHETSPQKLTEADGEVLLKLGRLAFEHLEKGNIMFYQEDLEQCGLDVTEASVYSGLCTEIFRRESVIFQKTVYCFVHLSVQEFLAAVYMFHCYTNRKTEVLENFLWKQHVDLALDDFLMAAMEKSLKSKNGHLDLFVRFLHGLSLESNQRLLGGLLGQRENSPETIQRAINNLKKMNRDDISPDRSINIFHCLTEMKDHSVHQEIQEFLKSENRSEKKLTEIHCSALGYMLQMSEEVLEELDLKKYNTTWEGRRRLIPAVRNCRKARLVDCGLSQSHCEVVASALKSNPSHLRELDLSRNDLEDSGVKLLSAGLESPNCGLETLGLEGCSLSEISCSSLASALKSNPSHLRHLYLSHNNDLQDSGVKGLCGFLESPDCRLETLRLRSCSLSDISCSYLASALKSNPSHLRELDLSYANLQDSGVKGLCGFLESHDCRLETLRLWNCSLSDISCSSLASALKSNPSHLRHLYLSNNNNLQDSGVKGLCGFLESPDCRLETLRLKNCSLSEISCSSLASALKSNPSHLRDLDLSNNKLQDSGVKGLFDLVKSPDCRLETLSWR, from the exons atgagtgtttgtgtggaggaagaggaggacagagcagagTCTCCAGGATCCATCTGTCCGTCTATGAAGATAGACCGGTCCAAACATGACCCTCCAGCCTTCAGTACTGAACCTGGACCCTCAGACTCACA aggtCAGAACCACAGACTGAGAGCAGAGTCTCCAGGATCCATCTGTCCGTCTATGAAGAGTGGTGGGTCCAAAGAGTTTAACCCTCCAGGCTTCAGTACTGAACCTGGACCCTCAGACTCACA agagaggaagaggagaggtgtctctgtggaggagcagccgtccagctgtgctctgtgtcaggacGTCCTGAAGGATCCAGTCTCTACCAGCTGTGGACACTGGTTCTGCAGAAAGTGCTTCACCTCATACTGGGACCAGTCTGGTTCTTCAGGAGACTCCTCCTGTCCCCAGTGTGGACAAAGACCCAGAACAAGACCTGGActgcagacagccagtcagaccagcactgaacaaa cagatagtggtctgcaggaggttttacatcaacataagatcagtctgaggagcagatgtgaacgtgtgactgaaggaactgatggaacaggaagtggaaccttCCTCAACAGGATCTACACTGAGctccacatcacagagggacagagtgaagaggttaatacccaacatgaggtgaggcagctggagacaactTCCAGGAAGAAGACCCTCCATGATGCTCCAATCAGGTGCCACGAcatctttaaagtcttacctgaccaacagagagaagacgtcTCTAAAGTCTCACctgaccagcagagagaagacgtctctaaagtcttacctgaccaacagagagaagacgtcTCTAAAGTCTCACctgaccaacagagagaagacgtcTCTAAAGTCTCACctgaccagcagagacccaTCAGAGTGGTTCTGACCAACGGCGTCGCTGGCGTTGGAAAAACCTTCTCGGTGCAGAAGTTCTCTCTGGACTGGGCAGAGGGCTTGGAGAACCAagatgtcagtctgctggttctgctttcgttcagggagctgaacctgatcagagatcagcagtacagtcttctcaggctgctccatgttttccatccaacattacagaaggtcacagcagagcagctcgctgtctgtaaagttctgttcatctttgacggcctggatgaaagcagactgtcactggattTCAACAGCAGGGAGGTTGtgtctgatgtcacacaggagtcatcagtcaacgtgctgctgacaaacctcatcagggggaatctGCTTCCCTCGGCTCTCGTCTGGATAACTTCCAGACCTGCggcggccaatcagatccctcgTACATGTGTGGACAGGGTAACAGAAGTACGAGGCTTCACTGATgcccagaaggaggagtacttcaggaggagatccagtgatgaagagctgtccagcagaatcatctcacacatcaagacgtccaggagcctccacatcatgtgtcaagtcccagtcttctgctggatcactgctacagttctggaccacatgttgaccacagaccagagaggagagctgccccagaccctgactgacctgttctcacacttcctgctggttcagacacagaggaagaagaacaagtacCATGAGGGACATGAGACGAGTCCACAGAAGCTGACGGAGGCTGACGGGGAAGTTCTTCTGAAGCTGGGGAGGCTGGCAtttgaacatctggagaaaggaaacatcatgttctaccaagaagacctggagcagtgtggtcttgatgtcacagaggcctcggtgtactcaggactttgtactgagatcttcagaagagagagtgtgatcttccagaaaacagtctactgctttgttcatctgagcgttcaggagtttctggctgcagtctacatgttccactgttacaccaacaggaagacagaggtcCTGGAGAACTTCCTGTGGAAACAACATGTTGATTTAGCCCTGGATGACTTCCTGATGGCAGCCATGGAGAAATCCCTCAAAAGTAAAAATGGTCACCTGGACCTGTTTGTTCGCTTCCTtcatggcctctctctggagtccaACCAGAGACTCTTAGGAGGTCTGCTgggtcagagagagaacagtccagaaaccatccagagagccatcaacaacctgaagaagatgaacagagatgatatctctcctgacagaagcaTCAACATCTTCCACTGTCTGACGGAGATGAAGGATCACTCAGTTCATCAGGAGATCCAAGAGTTCCTGAAGTCAGAGAACAGATCAGAGAAGAAACTCACTGAGATCCACTGCTCAGCTCTGGGctacatgctgcagatgtcagaggaggttCTGGAGGAGTTGGACCTGAAGAAGTACAACACAACATGGGAGGGACGACGGAGACTgatcccagctgtgaggaactgCAGAAAAGCTCG ACTTGTTGACTGTGGACTCTCACAGTCTCACTGTGAAGTcgtggcctcagctctgaagtccaacccctcccatctgagagaactggacctgagtaGAAACGACCTggaggattcaggagtgaagcttctgtctgctggactggagagtccaaactgtggactggagactctggg attggagggctgcagtttgtcagagatcagctgttcttctctggcctcagctctgaagtccaacccctcccacctgagacacctgTACCTGAGTCACAACAAtgacctgcaggattcaggagtgaagggtctgtgtggttttctggagagtccagactgtcgactggagactctgag attgaggagctgcagtttgtcagataTCAGCTGTTCTtatctggcctcagctctgaagtccaacccctcccacctgagagaactggacctgagctacgccaacctgcaggattcaggggTGAAgggtctgtgtggttttctggagagtcacgactgtcgactggagactctgag attgtggaactgcagtttgtcagatatcagctgttcttctctggcctcagctctgaagtccaacccctcccacctgagacacctgTACCTGAGCAataacaacaacctgcaggattcaggagtgaagggtctgtgtggttttctggagagtccagactgtagactggagactctgag gttgaagaactgcagtttgtcagagatcagctgttcttctctggcctcagctctgaagtccaacccctcccatctgagagacctggacctgagcaacaacaagctgcaggattcaggagtgaagggtCTGTTTGATCTTGTGAAGAGcccagactgtcgactggagactctgag CTGGAGGTGA